A single genomic interval of Arthrobacter globiformis harbors:
- the phoU gene encoding phosphate signaling complex protein PhoU, with protein sequence MRKVFQEELAHVGEDLIEISKLVSEAIGKATTSFESADVDLAQDVIAADARIDFLQNSLDERAIDILALQGPVASDLRMIVGSLRMSASLERMGDLARHIAQLARLRFPAMVIPESLTGTFKSFAEQDIEIANKLTQLLETRDLEVARDILKANSAVNDLHLSVFKAIARPEWQESPATTVDVALASRYFERFADHGVSVAQKVTYLVTGAWHPNSIEQG encoded by the coding sequence GTGCGCAAGGTTTTTCAGGAGGAGCTGGCCCATGTGGGCGAGGACCTCATCGAAATTTCAAAGCTGGTCAGTGAAGCGATCGGCAAGGCAACGACGTCGTTCGAGAGTGCCGACGTCGATCTGGCACAGGACGTCATCGCTGCGGACGCCAGGATCGACTTCCTGCAGAACAGCCTCGACGAGCGCGCCATCGACATTCTCGCCCTGCAGGGCCCCGTGGCCAGCGACCTGCGCATGATCGTCGGGTCGCTGCGGATGAGCGCATCCCTGGAGCGCATGGGTGACCTTGCCCGCCACATTGCGCAGCTGGCCCGGCTGCGCTTCCCCGCCATGGTGATCCCGGAGTCCCTGACCGGGACTTTCAAGAGCTTTGCCGAGCAGGACATCGAGATCGCGAACAAGCTCACCCAGCTGCTGGAGACCCGCGACCTCGAGGTTGCCCGCGACATCCTCAAGGCCAACTCCGCGGTGAACGACCTCCACCTTAGTGTCTTCAAGGCGATCGCACGCCCCGAGTGGCAGGAATCCCCGGCCACCACCGTGGACGTTGCACTGGCCAGCCGCTACTTCGAGCGGTTCGCGGATCACGGCGTGTCCGTGGCGCAGAAGGTCACCTACCTTGTGACCGGCGCCTGGCACCCGAACAGCATCGAGCAGGGCTAA
- a CDS encoding sensor histidine kinase — protein MLLGVIAGLLGLSFGVFGVLAFRASEKQRELVDIEYDEPALPQGSAEVLAVVGQAFVVVDAIDGVVRASPAAYAYGLVRGHTVVHRELLDMTANVRRDGVILERQLELPRGPLGQGTIIVQVRAAMLGEEYIVLLADDRTEITRTEEIRNDFVANVSHELKTPVGAISLLAEALESSADDEDAVRRFAKRMHKESVRLAALVQDIIELSRLQGANVAQQGHPVDINDVISEAVDRSQLPAESKNIQIVIGGRAEAKVYGDQDLLVTALRNLIDNAIRYSPENTRVGIGVRSREGLVSVSVTDQGEGLSPEDQERVFERFYRVDAARSRHTGGTGLGLSIVKHVVSNHGGEVTLWSQPGQGSTFTLRLPEMEGQGDSFAPEPRDRTAQEAATLASDSPRGQPDRPQQANEPHDAGGVHERGANA, from the coding sequence ATGCTCTTAGGTGTCATCGCCGGCCTGCTGGGCCTGTCGTTCGGCGTCTTTGGCGTGCTCGCCTTCCGTGCCAGCGAGAAGCAGCGCGAGCTCGTGGACATTGAGTACGACGAACCGGCGCTGCCCCAGGGGTCCGCAGAAGTCCTCGCCGTCGTCGGGCAGGCGTTCGTGGTGGTGGACGCGATCGACGGCGTCGTCCGGGCAAGTCCGGCGGCCTACGCCTACGGCCTGGTGCGCGGCCACACGGTGGTGCACCGCGAGCTGCTGGACATGACGGCGAACGTCCGGCGGGACGGCGTGATCCTGGAGAGGCAACTTGAACTGCCCCGGGGACCGCTCGGCCAGGGAACCATCATCGTGCAGGTCCGGGCAGCAATGCTGGGTGAGGAATACATCGTCCTGCTGGCCGATGACCGCACTGAGATTACCCGGACCGAGGAGATCCGCAACGACTTCGTGGCCAACGTGTCCCACGAACTGAAGACGCCGGTCGGCGCCATCTCGCTGCTGGCCGAAGCGCTGGAATCGTCGGCGGACGATGAGGACGCCGTCCGGCGCTTCGCCAAACGCATGCACAAAGAGTCGGTCCGCCTCGCCGCGCTGGTGCAGGACATCATTGAGCTGTCACGGCTGCAGGGCGCGAACGTGGCGCAGCAGGGGCACCCTGTGGACATCAACGACGTCATCTCCGAAGCCGTGGACCGGTCGCAGCTGCCCGCCGAGAGCAAGAACATCCAGATCGTCATTGGCGGCCGTGCGGAGGCGAAGGTCTACGGTGACCAGGACCTGCTGGTCACCGCGCTGCGCAACCTCATCGACAACGCGATCCGTTACTCGCCGGAGAACACCCGGGTAGGCATCGGCGTGAGGTCCAGGGAAGGACTGGTTTCCGTCTCCGTCACGGACCAGGGCGAAGGCCTGTCACCCGAGGACCAGGAACGGGTGTTCGAACGTTTCTACCGCGTGGACGCGGCCCGGTCCCGCCACACCGGCGGAACCGGTCTGGGCCTGAGCATCGTCAAACACGTTGTTTCCAACCACGGCGGGGAAGTCACGCTCTGGTCCCAGCCCGGCCAGGGCTCCACGTTCACCCTCCGGCTGCCGGAGATGGAAGGGCAGGGAGACTCGTTTGCGCCGGAACCGCGTGACCGCACTGCCCAGGAAGCCGCAACGCTGGCTTCCGATTCACCCCGGGGCCAGCCCGACCGGCCGCAACAGGCCAACGAACCACACGACGCCGGCGGCGTCCACGAACGAGGAGCTAACGCTTGA